A genomic region of Metopolophium dirhodum isolate CAU chromosome 1, ASM1992520v1, whole genome shotgun sequence contains the following coding sequences:
- the LOC132935920 gene encoding phospholipase A2 group XV-like → MWAISGLAIVVWLLTATSASTRYPVVLVPGDGGSRIDAKLNKPSVVHYLCDKKTNDYSNIWLNLELLVPYVIDCLIDNMRLIYDNVTHTTHSPPGVDIRVPGWGNSSAVEYIDPSLSTFGAYFKSVGDTLVGTGLERDVSIRGAPYDFRKAPNENAEFFVKLKTLTEETYQQNNNTPVVFIVHSMGGCMTLKFLRAQTQRWKDQHVRAMVSLAGAWGGAVKALKVFTVGDDLGVYVLSGNVLKAEQITSPSLAWLLPSPYFWKSDEVLVETDTKNFTVTDYKSFFEGIDYMTGYDMYLDVKQYMDFGPPGVEVHCLHGDTIATVEKMIFGPGKFPLKYPKLQYGNGDGTVNSRSLEGCSYWSSMQKQKVFHQVFPNANHMTILSDERVMDYIAQLMEKL, encoded by the exons ATGTGGGCCATCAGCGGCTTAGCCATCGTCGTGTGGCTATTGACCGCAACATCCGCTTCCACCAGATATCCGGTCGTCTTGG ttcCTGGTGATGGCGGTAGCCGCATTGATGCTAAATTGAACAAACCCAGTGTCGTTCATTATTTATgtgataaaaaaacaaatgattatTCTAACATTTGGTTGAATCTCGAATTATTAGTGCCATATGTAATAGACTGTTTG ATAGATAATATGAGACTGATATATGACAATGTTACCCATACTACTCACAGTCCTCCAGGTGTAGATATAAGAGTACCTGGATGGGGAAATTCTTCTGCTGTTGAATACATTGATCCTAGTTTATCCACATTTGGCGCTTACTTTAAAAGTGTTGGTGATACATTAGTAGGCACTGGTCTTGAGCGAGATGTTTCTATTCGGGGAGCACCGTATGATTTTAGAAAAGCTCCTA ATGAAAATGCTGAGTTTTTTGTGAAACTAAAGACATTAACTGAAGAAACataccaacaaaataataatacaccagTTGTGTTCATTGTACACAGCATGGGAGGATGTATGACATTGAAATTTTTGCGAGCTCAAACACAGAGGTGGAAAGATCAACATGTCAGAGCAATGGTTTCATTAGCTGGTGCTTGGGGTGGAGCTGTTAAAGCATTGAaagtttttactgtag gtGATGACCTAGGAGTTTATGTACTTAGTGGTAATGTTttaaaagctgaacaaattacatCTCCCAGCTTAGCATGGCTTTTACCATCCCCATATTTTTGGAAGTCAGATGAGGTATTAGTAGAAACTGATACAAAAAACTTTACAGTGACAGactataaatcattttttga AGGCATAGACTACATGACTGGCTATGATATGTACTTAGACGTTAAGCAGTACATGGATTTTGGACCACCTGGTGTAGAAGTCCATTGTTTACATGGTGATACAATTGCAACAGTTGAAAA AATGATATTTGGACCAGGAAAATTTCCGCTTAAGTATCCTAAGTTACAATATGGTAATGGCGATGGCACAGTTAATTCCAGAAGCCTTGAAGGTTGCAGTTATTGGTCAAGTATGCAAAAGCAAAAAGTTTTCCATCAGGTATTTCCAAATGCTAACCACATGACAATCTTGAGTGATGAACGCGTAATGGATTACATTGCACAGCTCATGGAAAAACTATAG